Genomic window (Sneathia sanguinegens):
CTGTTCCTACTATTGTTACTACATAGTTCATAGTTCCATCAGTAAGAGTTATTTGTTTTCCTATTGCATTATTTCCAAAAAGTTCTTTTGCCTTTCTTCTATCAATTAATGCAACATTTGCACCATTATTAATTTCGTCTTCTGTAAAATATCTTCCAGCTGTTATTTTCGGACATATCTGAAGATGCTGGTTCTTTATTAGAAGTTAGTTTTAACCCTAAATATAAATCAAAAGGTATATTAGAAAAAGAATATTTTACAGATGATGATCTTGAAATTCTTAAAAATTTTCAATCGATTGTATCAGCAACAAGTGCTACAACTATTGATAAAGATATTAGGGAAAAAACAAAAGATGATTATGTGTATACTTTTCCTGCAGATAAGAATTACTTATCAACTATGAAACCGAAAATAACAGCTGGAAGATATTTTACAGAAGACGAAATTAATAATGGTGCAAATGTTGCATTAATTGATAGAAGAAAGGCAAAAGAACTTTTTGGAAATAATGCAATAGGAAAACAAATAACTCTTACTGATGGAACTATGAACTATGTAGTAACAATAGTAGGAACAG
Coding sequences:
- a CDS encoding ABC transporter permease — protein: MKNQHLQICPKITAGRYFTEDEINNGANVALIDRRKAKELFGNNAIGKQITLTDGTMNYVVTIVGT
- a CDS encoding ABC transporter permease translates to MSEDAGSLLEVSFNPKYKSKGILEKEYFTDDDLEILKNFQSIVSATSATTIDKDIREKTKDDYVYTFPADKNYLSTMKPKITAGRYFTEDEINNGANVALIDRRKAKELFGNNAIGKQITLTDGTMNYVVTIVGT